CCAGACTGCGTAAAGAGACATCATCGATGATCTTCTGATAAAACTCAGGATCCTTGCGTCCTCCATGCTCACGCGGATCGTCCACAAAGAACTCGCTCTGCGAGATCGTCGTCGCGCCAAATGTATTCGTTTCAATAATGTCTGCACCTGCATCCAGAAACCGCCGATGAATGTCCGAAATCATCTCCGGCTGCGTCAGCGAAAAAAGATCGCCATTATTCAGCAGGTCCTTCTTCGCGTCCCTGAAGCGCTCGCCGCGGATATCGGCCTCTTTCATACCATAGGTACGGATCGTCGTTCCCATCGCCCCATCGATAATGGCGATACGGCTCTCCATAATCTTCTTCAGAGGATGTTCAGCAGTTCGGCTCATTCTTATCAGATGTCCTTCACTCGTGCACGGTGCAACCGCACGCAGATCGTGGTTCGGAATCTACTCTGAATTTCAAGCGATACTGAGGCTAGGCAAGAACTTCAGCCGTATCCCGGTCGGACTCAACCGCGTCCGGAAGATGGGGCGCAGGAACAAGCAGGTCTTCCTTCCGCATAACCAGCGTGGTGGCGTTCAGCGAAGCCAGCTCGAAACCATGACCATGCGTGATGGCATCCGTCGGACAAGCCTCGACGCAGTAACCGCAGAAGATGCAGCGGTTGTAGTCGATGTTATAGACCTTGGCAAAACGCTCGGAGCTGGAGATGCGCTTCTCGGCCGTATTATCTGCAGCCTCAATATAGATGCAGTTCGAAGGACAGGCCGCGGCACACAGATAGCACGCAACGCACTTCTCCAAGCCGTTCTCATCACGTTGAAGCTGGTGCTTGCCGCGAAAGCGCTCCTGAAACTTCGCCCCACGCATGGGCCCTTTGCCGTCGGGATAGTTTTCGACCTCGGTCGGCTGGAACATCTCCTTAAGGGTGATGCTCATACCCTTTGCGATGGCTGAGGCGTTGCGAACGATTGACATATCTTGAGTATACGACGACAGAGTTATAGCCTGAAAGGCATGAACGCCGTTCGCGCTTCTCTCACTTGCCTGCTCGCCGCCTGCATTGCACCGCTTGCCCCCACATTCCTTATGGCGCAAGGCGCTCCAGTCGAACACATGGAGCACGCTCACGCTGCCCAGTCGACCAGTTTGACTCTCAACATTAACGGCAAATCGACGGTACTATCGCTAGCTGAGCTGGAATCCATGTCACAGACAACAGTCAAAGTCCATAACGAGCACACAAGGATCGACGAAAACTACACCGGCGTGTCATTAGCAGACCTGCTGGCGAAATACGGCTTGCCTGCAGATCAGGCGCATCACCACCAAATGATCCGAAGCTATCTCACAGCCGAAGGCACAGACAAATACTACGTCGTCTATTCCGTCGCGGAGATTGAGCCATCGGCTCACGATGCTACCGTCATCGTCGCAATATCCCTGAACGGCAAACCACTCGATACTGACGGCAAATTAAAGCTGATCGACTCCGCCGACAAGAAGCCCCAGCGCTGGGTCAGAAACCTCACAGCCATCACCGTAAAGAGCGTAGAGTAGCAAGGCGATTGGCAGAGCGCGCACAGATGTGTTCCACTTCTTCGCATGGCTAACCAACCGACCCGCCGCACCTTCCTGAAAGCAGCCCCACTCGCCGCCGCCGCTCTCCCCATGACCGACAAGCTCCTCCTCGCCGCCAGCGCGCCCGCGCCCTCAACTCCTGTGCCGTTCCAACTCTTCACCGCACAAAAGCTCGACGACGCCATGAAGGCGCTCCAGGCAAAACCCGGCAACGACAATCTCTTCGAAGCAAAATCGCTACCCTTCACCGTTGTGATGACCCTCGAGGAGCACAAGAGCGCCAAAGAGTTCGAGTACCACGAAGGCCGCGACCACGTCTTCCTTATCCTCGACGGCACAACAAGGTACGACGTAGGCGGCACGCCCAAAAACCCCCGCAAAATCCGTCCCGGCGAATGGCTCGCACCTGAATCCGAAGGCTCAACTGCACTCACCTTGAATAAAGGCGACATGCTCGTCCTACCCCGCGGCACCCCACACAAGCGCATCACTGAGGCAAGCGTCACACTGATCCTGATCGCGACAACCGGGGCCGTTCCCGCTTAGCACTCGGGCTTAATCAATCCCCAGCTTCTTCCAGATAGCATCCACGCGCGTCCTGGTCCCGGCATCCATCACCAACTCCGGAGGCCACGGGCGCGTAAATCCTTCTGCAGCCCACTTCCGCGTAGCATCGATGCCCATCTTGCTGCCGTAATTCGGTAACCTGCTCGCATGGTCAAGCGAATCAATCGGTCCAAGCGTGAACTGAGTATCGCGCTCAGGATCGATATTGTTCGTTGTTCGCAGCGTGACCTCAGCCAAATCCTGTACGTCGCAATCCTCATCCACCACGATGATGCATTTGGTAAACATCGCTTGCCCCATCGCCCAGATTCCATTCATCACCTTACGCGCCTGGCCTGCATAAGACTTCCTGATCGACACAATCATCAGGTTGTGAAACACGCCCTCAGGCGGCAGGTTCACATCCACAATCTCTGGCAGCGTAAGCTGCATCAGCGGCAGGAAGATACGCTCGACCGCTTTGCCCATCCACGCATCTTCCATCGGAGGCTTGCCTACAATCGTTGCCGCGTAAACCGGACCTTTTCGGTGTGTAACGCAGGTGACGTGAAAGACGGGATACTCATCCTGCATGGTGTAAAAGCCGGTGTGATCGCCGAATGGCCCTTCCGTGCGAAGCTCTCCGAGTTCCACGTAGCCTTCGAGGATGTACTCAGCGTTCGCGGGAACCTCCAGATCGACCGTCTCGGCCTTGACCAGCTCAACCGGCTTCTGACGCAGGAAGCCTGCAATCAGATACTCCTCGACATCAGGTGGCGCAGGAACGATGGCGCTGAAGGTCGTTGCAGGATCGGTGCCGATAGCGACTGCGACCTCCATGCGACCGCTGCGAATGCCGGGATCGAGTAAGTCCGTGCTTGTCGTTCCTCCCGCAGTTTCGGCCATCACATCGACTCGTGCTGCTGAATCGGTGCTTGCGGCGCGCAAGCGTTCGCGCAGATGCTCCGCAGCGACCTTCTGGCGTTGCCAGTGCATTCCCGTAGTGCGCTCGTCGTAGATCTGCATCCGATACATTCCAACGTTGCGCTTGCCGGTTTTTGGGTCTTTGGTGATGACGCAAGGGAGTGTGATGAATGGTCCTCCGTCTTGCGGCCATGTTTTGAGGACGGGCAGTTTCAGGAGATTCACTTCGTCGCCGCGCAGAATGACCTGTTTACATGGAGCGTCTTTTGCAGCAACAACCTTCGGGATAAAGCTACCGACTTCTGCCAGTTTTGGCAGCATTTTGAGCTTGTCCATGAATCCGGTTGGAGTTTCCGGCTTCAAAAGCACTCGGATGCGTTCAGCGATGGCGTCGAGAGAGTCCGTTTCGAGCGCGAGTCTCATGCGCTTCTCGCTGCCGAACTGGTTCATCAGCACGCGTGCTCCGGGATGACCTTTGACGTTTTCAAAGAGGAGCGCGGGGCCTCCGGCTTTTGATGTTCCCTTACCGGATTTTGCAGCGCGGTCGGCGATTTCGGCCATCTCCAGGTTGGGCGAGACCTCTTCCGTGATGGTCTTGAGCTCGCCGGCTTTGTGGAGGGTGTTGATCCAGTCGCGCAGGTCGGTGTAGGCCAATTTCTCTCCTTCAGGGGGTGGTACCCCCCTCCCCGTACTCAACTACTAAAGTATTCGATTCAGAGGCTTTAGGTATCGAATTTTCGGTGGTACTCCGGGGTACCTGTTCAGTGTACCCCCTTCTCCGTGAACAGGCTTTGTCAAGTCCTGCCATCCGGTTTCGGGAACATTTCGGCTGGGCCTGATGGTCTAACAGAGTGGCCGCGTTCCTCGCTGGATGCGCACCTGATCGATGGAGGTGCATTCATGTTTGAGGACAGTCTGGTTGAGTCGCGGGTTGGCGGGATTCCTACAAACAAACGGTGGACAGTTGCTAGCTCAATTGCCGTGCAGTGCCTGCTTGCTGCGCTGATCATTGCCGTACCGCTGTTGCATCCGGCTGCGCTGCCGATTGAGATTGCGGCTCCGCGCGTTCTGACGCCAATCCTCTCCAAACCGCCTGTACCGGTACGCGTGCGGCAGATTGCGAACGCTGCGACGGCCACCGCTATGCCTGTTGCCGCTGCGCGACCCTTATTGCCATCCCTGCTGCCTCATCACGGGCCATCGACGATTCCACCTGCTCTTGCGAGCCTGCACTTCGGCAACGGTATGACCAGCGTACTTGGAGATGCGATCACGAGCGAAACGGGCAGCAGTCCCACAGTTACAGCTCGGCCGGAGCGGTCGTCTGGTCCTCTGCGTGTATCGACGGGTGTGACGGCGGGGTTGCTGCTCACGCCGATTCAGCCTGTGTATCCTGTGATTGCGAAGGCCGCAGGGATTCAGGGAACGGTCGTGGTCGATGCAATCATCTCGCGCACAGGAACGATTGAGAGCCTGCGCGCCGTCAGCGGGCCGGAGATGCTGCGCGGCGCAGCGGTCGAGGCCATTCGTAGCGCAAAGTATCGGCCCTACACGCTAAACGGGCAGCCCACGGACGTACAGACCACCATCACGGTGAACTTCAGGATCGGTGGCTAGCGCGCTCAATATGCTAAGCCCACTTCTTGCCAATGCCTGCGAGACCCGCCTTAGCAAGATCCTCGGGCTTCATGACAATGTGCAATTCAACATCAGCGTTGAAGTTGAGGAACCACGGCTCTGCAAGAGAAGGTATTCCCGAAGCGTCTGCCAAGTCGACAATCAGATAGGCGCTGCGGTGTCCGTGCGAGTCGGTGAAATAAGCCGCCTCGGGCTTCAAGTCGTCCATAATCTTCTTCATCCTTGCTTCGGCGGTTCCGTCTTTGACATAGGCGTTGAAGGGCTCATGTGGCAATCGTGCTTGAAAGAGAATCCGCATTACCTAGTCCTTTCTGAAAACCGCGCCAGCGTATGCCTTCGATGAACAAGCGTCAAGGACGCAGTTCTTGCAACTACGCAAGAAACTGCGAGGAGGAAAATGTGGACGATCTATGCGGAATGAGTAGATGACGCTGCAGAAGCAGGCAGTATCTTCTGAACGACTGCGCCCGCTATTGGCGTATCGCTGGTGTAATCGACCAACGGATAGCCTGCCTTCTTCCACCCGTCGAAGCCTCCGCGCAACGGGCGCACGCGGTAGATCCCCAGCTTGTGAAGCTGCATGGCAAGCTTCGCGCTGGTCTCCTCGCTGGGGCAGGTGCAATAGAGGATGACGTCGCGGTCGCGCGGAATGATCTCGTTGTGCTCACGGACCTCGTTCGGCCCAATACGCAGCGCACCCGGTAGCACGCGTGGATCAGGAAGGTAGTCGAGCGGATGGCGCAGGTCAACGATGAACGGCGGCGTGTTTCCGTTCCGCTCGGCATCGTCGAGCATCGTCTTCAATTCCTCCGGCTCAATGCGCATCTCCCGCACCTGCGTGAGGAAGGTGCGCTGCTTCCATAGGCGATAAGCAAGAAAGCCGAGCACCATCAGGACAAAGATGAAGAAGGCAAAGTGGCCGAGCCAACTGAAGAAACGTTCGCTCCGCTGGGCAATATCACCGAAGAAGCGGCCTGCGAGAATGAACGCCTCAGCCCAAATGATTGAGCCCGCGAGGTCCCAGGCGAAGAAGCGCATATACGGCGTGCCGACCTGTCCAGCAATAGGCGGTGCGACCGTGCTGAGGCCGGGGACGAACTTCGCCAGTAGCAACGTCGATGCACCACGCCGGCTGAAATAATTCTCAGTCTTGCTGACGCAGGTGGATGCTTCGAGCGAGAGACGGCACAGCAGCCGAAGGACGCTGTTGCCATAGCGGCGCCCAAGGTAGAACCATGCGGTATCTGAGAGCATGCAGGCGGCTACAGTGACCAGCAGCACAGGCCAGTGGTGAATGCGATGGGTGGCAGTAAGAGTACCTGCCGTCAACAAGACAGGGATGCTGGGAACGGGCACGCCGATCTGCTCCATCAGCACCCATAGAAAGATGATGACGTAGGCATAGTGCACGAAAAATTCGAGCGCGATCGGCATAACAAAAAGTCTCTTTTCTACCTAGATGAGCCACGCGGGGCCCGGGATGCAGCCTGTGTCTTAAAGATACTCGCGCCCGGGGCGATGTCGCATCCGGGCGCGGGTCTTGTAAATGCAGCGTTATTTCACGCGGACGTCGGGCGTAACGGAGTAGCCCGGACGAAGCTTGAGGTCGGAATTCTCCTGTTGAAGATTCGTAAAGTCAATGCGGACCGGAATGCGTTGAACTACCTTCACATAGTTGCCGGTTGCGTTTTCGGGGGGGAAGAGCGAGAGACGTGAGCCGGTTGCTCCACCAATCTGCGTTACTTTGCCTGAGAACTTGCGGCCACCCAGCGCATCTACCTCAATGGTGACGGATTGGCCGGAGCGCATGTGGTCAATCTGGGTCTCCTTGAAGTTGGCTGTGACCCACAGGTTGGTGAGCGGAATGATGGTCAGCAGATCCTGGCCGACGCTGAGGTTCTCTCCTACCTGCACACTCTTCTTGTTGACGATGCCTGTGACGGGAGCGGTGATCTTGGTGTAGCTCAGATTGAGCATTGCCTGATCGACTTTGGCCTGCGCCTGTTTGACCTCGGCCAGCGCAGCGTTGGCACGAGCCTGCTGGGCACGCACCTGGTCGGGCCCATTTTTGACGGACTCAGCCGCTTGCGACTTCGACTGCGAGAGTCGCTGAATTGCCTGCGTGACGGCAGCGCGCTGCGCAATCAACTGCGCCTCGGCTCCGAGCACGCTGGCCTTGTTCGCTGCAGCGAGAGCAACGGCGCCGTCATACTGCTGCTTCGAGATGACGTCCTTCTGGACGAGTGGTGTGTAGCGCTCAACGTCGAGGTCGGATTTGGTCTGATTGGCCTTGGCCTCATCGACGCGCGCCTGTGCGGCCTGCACCTGCTTTTCAGCGGCATCGACGGCTGCCTGCGAGGCATCTACATCGGAGCGTGTTGTGCTGACGCTCGTACTCACATTCGTGCTGATGATAGGCACGTTGACCGTGGCCTGGAGCGCCGAAGCCTGCGCGCTGGCGAGGTTGGCCTGCGCCTGTTCGAGAGCAACCTGATAGTCCTTGGGGTCGATCTCAGCGAGCAGCTGTCCGACTTCGACCTTCTGGTTGTCGTCGACGTAGACCTTGATGACCTGCCCGGTCACGCGCGAGCTGACCTGATAGAGATCGCCGTCAACCTGCGCGTCGTCCGTGCTCTCGGTGAAGGTGGAATGCCAGTAGAAAAGGCCTGCGCCGATGGCCAGAATCGCGATGACGAGGATGACAATCAACTTGCGGCGCGGGTTCTTCTCCTGCGGCTCCTGCTGCTCCTGCTGTTCCTGATCCGCTTCTGCGTTCGGAGTATGGTCTGACACGATTACTTTCCTCCAAGATAATCTTTGTAGTTGGTCTGGGCTGCGCCAAGAGCGCGCGCCAGAGCGAGCTTCGCTACGTTGTGCTGGTAGAGCGCGCTGATGTACTGATCGTTGGCCTGCTCGGTCTGAGCCTGCGCCTCGGAAACGGCGAGGTTGTCGCTGACGCCGGCGTGGAACCTCTGCTGCGCCTCGTCAAGCGCCTCTTTCGCCAGCTCGACGTTCGAGCGAGTGGCGTCGACAAGCTTCTCCGCCGCCTGAATATCAAGCAGACTGTCGCGGACATCCTGATTGACCTGCTGGGTCTGGTCGGCGAGCTTCGCGCGAGCCTCGTCATACTGCGCTCCCGCGACCTGTTCCTGACCACGCGTCTTCGCAATTTGCAGGATAGGCGCCGTGATCTGGCCGGTGGCCGAGTAGGTGCCGTGCGAGTGGCCTGGCGTGGTGCCAAGGTCGCCGAAGTCGCCGGAGAAGCTGGCGACAGGAAGCTGATAGGCCCATGCCGATTTCTTCTCGGCTTCGGCGGCCTTCACTTGCTCCTCGGACGCCTGAAGGTCCTTGCGGGTCTTGAGCGCCTGCGCGAAGGCTGTTTGTGGATCGACGCCGTTGAGCGCGGCAAAAGGAACTTTGTCGGTCAGATTGAACTGCTGGTCAAGCGGCAGGCCAATCGCGCGGGCCAGCGCAAGCTTGTCCTTCTCGAACTCGTTCTTCGCGGAGATGAGCCGCTGCTGCTCGTTCTGGTAATCCACCTGCGCGCGCAGCACGTCGAGCTTTGGGCTGGTGCCGGCGTCGTGCGCGGCGTTGGCCTGGTCGAGCGAGAGCTTCGACGTGGCGAGTTCTGCCGTCACGGCATCGATGCGCGCGCTGTCGGCGATGCAGAGCAGATAGCCATTGCCGACGGTAAGGACCACGAGATCGCGTGCGTCCTGCGCAGTCAGGTGCGCGGCGTTGAAGTTGTGTTTTGCTGCGAGGTAGTTCTGAAGCGCCGAGACGTTCACGAGGTTCTGCGTCAGATAGGCGCGGAAGTCCACTGTCTGGAACGGCCCGACGATGGGGTTGAGGCCGGGAAACTTCAGACCGAACGCGGCGAGGTTAATCTGCTGCACTTCGATGGCGGCCGTGCCGGTTACGGTAGGCAACAGCGCTTGCAGCTCTTCGAGGCGCTGGCCGGAGGCGTTCTTCTCTGCAGAAGACTGAAGGATCAACCCGAGGTTCTGGCGAAGGCCGCGCTGAACTGCGTCGTCGAGCGAGAGGTCTATCACACCACTGGTCGCTTTGCCTGTGACTACGCTGCCGGCAAATGAACCCTGCGTGGTCTTCGCGCCATTTTCGCCGGAGGCCGTGTAAAGTTGCTGCTGCGCACCAGCGACGGGAGAGCTTTCTGTGGCCGTGCTGGCTCCGCTGGCTGGAGTATTCGGCGCCTGCGCCTTGCCCGTTGCGCCAAGCAGGCAGGCTGCCAGAGCCACGGCAATGCTTCCGGCCACACGCGCTGGTTTGCACTTGGTCATATGCTTGATGTTACCTGTATCTTTTCCTTTAGATGAAGGGCAATGCATTTTGGGATGTTGTTCTTATCCAATAACAAAATGTCTGCACTGGTTCTGATGCGTGCAGGCTCAAGAAGGCTTCAAAAAGAATCCTCGCCGAATTCCGATGCCGCAAAGTGGAATGGAGCAGGATTTCTCTCGCATCCGGACACACACCCGAATACACTCGTAATACAAATTCAACCGATTTAGCAAGGGTGACTGCATGTTTCTAGGAGTGGACGTCGGAACGGGTGGAACAAGGGCGGTACTGATCGACCGCGCGGACAGGCTCATCGCCTCACACGCGGCAGAGCACGCGCCAATCCGCTCGGAGCACATCGGCTGGGCCGAGCAGGACCCGGAAGACTGGTGGCGCGCCGCACGCGAAGCCATCACGGGGGCGATGGCTGCAAGCGGCCTGGCGGGCAACGAGATCGAGGCCGTCGGATTGACGGGGCAGATGCACGGCTGCGTCATGCTCGACGCCTCGGGCAATGTGCTGCGGCCCGCGCTTATCTGGTGCGACCAGCGCACTCAGCCGGAGTGTGACTGGCTGACAGAGAAGATTGGCTTCGAGCGCCTCATCGAGCTCACATGCAATCCAGCGCTGCCGAACTTCACGCTGACCAAGCTGCTGTGGGTGCGCAAACACCAGCCGGAGATCTTCAGCAAAATTGCGCATGTGCTCTGCCCCAAGGACTACGTGCGCTACCGCATGACGGGCGAGTTTGCGATGGACATGCAGGAGGCCAGCGGCACGCTCCTGCTTGACGTTGCGCACCGGCGCTGGTCT
This is a stretch of genomic DNA from Edaphobacter acidisoli. It encodes these proteins:
- a CDS encoding panthothenate synthetase, with protein sequence MRILFQARLPHEPFNAYVKDGTAEARMKKIMDDLKPEAAYFTDSHGHRSAYLIVDLADASGIPSLAEPWFLNFNADVELHIVMKPEDLAKAGLAGIGKKWA
- a CDS encoding UbiD family decarboxylase, whose translation is MAYTDLRDWINTLHKAGELKTITEEVSPNLEMAEIADRAAKSGKGTSKAGGPALLFENVKGHPGARVLMNQFGSEKRMRLALETDSLDAIAERIRVLLKPETPTGFMDKLKMLPKLAEVGSFIPKVVAAKDAPCKQVILRGDEVNLLKLPVLKTWPQDGGPFITLPCVITKDPKTGKRNVGMYRMQIYDERTTGMHWQRQKVAAEHLRERLRAASTDSAARVDVMAETAGGTTSTDLLDPGIRSGRMEVAVAIGTDPATTFSAIVPAPPDVEEYLIAGFLRQKPVELVKAETVDLEVPANAEYILEGYVELGELRTEGPFGDHTGFYTMQDEYPVFHVTCVTHRKGPVYAATIVGKPPMEDAWMGKAVERIFLPLMQLTLPEIVDVNLPPEGVFHNLMIVSIRKSYAGQARKVMNGIWAMGQAMFTKCIIVVDEDCDVQDLAEVTLRTTNNIDPERDTQFTLGPIDSLDHASRLPNYGSKMGIDATRKWAAEGFTRPWPPELVMDAGTRTRVDAIWKKLGID
- the nuoI gene encoding NADH-quinone oxidoreductase subunit NuoI, whose amino-acid sequence is MSSYTQDMSIVRNASAIAKGMSITLKEMFQPTEVENYPDGKGPMRGAKFQERFRGKHQLQRDENGLEKCVACYLCAAACPSNCIYIEAADNTAEKRISSSERFAKVYNIDYNRCIFCGYCVEACPTDAITHGHGFELASLNATTLVMRKEDLLVPAPHLPDAVESDRDTAEVLA
- a CDS encoding JmjC domain-containing protein; the encoded protein is MANQPTRRTFLKAAPLAAAALPMTDKLLLAASAPAPSTPVPFQLFTAQKLDDAMKALQAKPGNDNLFEAKSLPFTVVMTLEEHKSAKEFEYHEGRDHVFLILDGTTRYDVGGTPKNPRKIRPGEWLAPESEGSTALTLNKGDMLVLPRGTPHKRITEASVTLILIATTGAVPA
- a CDS encoding HlyD family secretion protein, whose translation is MSDHTPNAEADQEQQEQQEPQEKNPRRKLIVILVIAILAIGAGLFYWHSTFTESTDDAQVDGDLYQVSSRVTGQVIKVYVDDNQKVEVGQLLAEIDPKDYQVALEQAQANLASAQASALQATVNVPIISTNVSTSVSTTRSDVDASQAAVDAAEKQVQAAQARVDEAKANQTKSDLDVERYTPLVQKDVISKQQYDGAVALAAANKASVLGAEAQLIAQRAAVTQAIQRLSQSKSQAAESVKNGPDQVRAQQARANAALAEVKQAQAKVDQAMLNLSYTKITAPVTGIVNKKSVQVGENLSVGQDLLTIIPLTNLWVTANFKETQIDHMRSGQSVTIEVDALGGRKFSGKVTQIGGATGSRLSLFPPENATGNYVKVVQRIPVRIDFTNLQQENSDLKLRPGYSVTPDVRVK
- a CDS encoding VTT domain-containing protein, with product MPIALEFFVHYAYVIIFLWVLMEQIGVPVPSIPVLLTAGTLTATHRIHHWPVLLVTVAACMLSDTAWFYLGRRYGNSVLRLLCRLSLEASTCVSKTENYFSRRGASTLLLAKFVPGLSTVAPPIAGQVGTPYMRFFAWDLAGSIIWAEAFILAGRFFGDIAQRSERFFSWLGHFAFFIFVLMVLGFLAYRLWKQRTFLTQVREMRIEPEELKTMLDDAERNGNTPPFIVDLRHPLDYLPDPRVLPGALRIGPNEVREHNEIIPRDRDVILYCTCPSEETSAKLAMQLHKLGIYRVRPLRGGFDGWKKAGYPLVDYTSDTPIAGAVVQKILPASAASSTHSA
- a CDS encoding TolC family protein, translating into MALAACLLGATGKAQAPNTPASGASTATESSPVAGAQQQLYTASGENGAKTTQGSFAGSVVTGKATSGVIDLSLDDAVQRGLRQNLGLILQSSAEKNASGQRLEELQALLPTVTGTAAIEVQQINLAAFGLKFPGLNPIVGPFQTVDFRAYLTQNLVNVSALQNYLAAKHNFNAAHLTAQDARDLVVLTVGNGYLLCIADSARIDAVTAELATSKLSLDQANAAHDAGTSPKLDVLRAQVDYQNEQQRLISAKNEFEKDKLALARAIGLPLDQQFNLTDKVPFAALNGVDPQTAFAQALKTRKDLQASEEQVKAAEAEKKSAWAYQLPVASFSGDFGDLGTTPGHSHGTYSATGQITAPILQIAKTRGQEQVAGAQYDEARAKLADQTQQVNQDVRDSLLDIQAAEKLVDATRSNVELAKEALDEAQQRFHAGVSDNLAVSEAQAQTEQANDQYISALYQHNVAKLALARALGAAQTNYKDYLGGK
- a CDS encoding energy transducer TonB is translated as MFEDSLVESRVGGIPTNKRWTVASSIAVQCLLAALIIAVPLLHPAALPIEIAAPRVLTPILSKPPVPVRVRQIANAATATAMPVAAARPLLPSLLPHHGPSTIPPALASLHFGNGMTSVLGDAITSETGSSPTVTARPERSSGPLRVSTGVTAGLLLTPIQPVYPVIAKAAGIQGTVVVDAIISRTGTIESLRAVSGPEMLRGAAVEAIRSAKYRPYTLNGQPTDVQTTITVNFRIGG
- a CDS encoding molybdopterin-dependent oxidoreductase yields the protein MSQTTVKVHNEHTRIDENYTGVSLADLLAKYGLPADQAHHHQMIRSYLTAEGTDKYYVVYSVAEIEPSAHDATVIVAISLNGKPLDTDGKLKLIDSADKKPQRWVRNLTAITVKSVE